The DNA sequence TCACCGTCACTGCTCCATTGAAGTTGCGTCGTCTTCTCTGCTGGACCGCCTGACACTGCCTCTCCCGTGCTCGGCCTCGACGCACGTTGCGCCGGACTTCTAATGGAGGTGTCTTTCTAATTGAGCCGTgtcttttttataactgtgtCTAATGAAAGTGTCTTTGTAGATGTGTCTCCTAGATGTGCCTCCTTATGCATGTGTCTTCTAGTGAAAGTGTTTTTGATCAGTCTTCGCGGCAGCATAGTAACGACGCAGGCACGACGACAATAATGATACCTGCAGAGGGGTTAGGTTTGATCCCGGGTCTAGATTTGGAACTTGAATTGAATATGAAGTTGCTGATTTTGAACAAtccttatttttgaaattcttaattaatgtttattattaacctattaattttaataacaaaaataattattaattattgttgtCACAACTTGACTGATTGTTTCTTGGTCcttaatacttttccttttcgtAATTAGACCTAAAACTAACTCAAATAATTTTGGCCAAGTAGTAAAAATAAGGGATTTAAATACCTTTGAACTTGAAAGCCCTAGGTTTGAACCCAGTTGcaattttggaaatttttttcaaaattgaactATTGGTCCACTTGTGGATTCAGCcggataaatttttaatttgataattggATCGGTTTGGGTTTTCAATTTTCATAACCTTATTAATTTGTGTGCTTTCTCGGCAATAGAGAAGTCAAAGGGTTTGACGGGAAACGAAGATGTGACTTATGGCTTATGAGATGTTCGTTTATCTTCAATTACCAACTAACACATCATCTTTGTGGGTTAGATTACTACATAAATTGCACCTACTACCGAGAAAAGTTTTATATTGAAAAAAAGAATGGGTGAATCAATCAACTCATTTAGCAGTCAACAATCTCGTTCATTTGGCGCTCACTACCAGACTACCTCAGACCCAATCTCATCTCACTTCCTCTCCAACGCACCGTCTCACCGTCACCAAACACCACCATCGTCCTCGTTCATGCTCTGCGCCGCCACGCAGGAGGTTGCTCGCCGCTGACGTTCCTCGGTCGTGCTCTTCTCTTCCTCGTCGCTCTCGTCTCTTCCTCGGTCACGCTCCTCGCTTCCTATCGCTCGCCTCCTCGTCGTTTCACCAGTCTCCTGTTCATCGTCTCTGTTCCAGTGTTCCTTTGTTCCACTGGTTTCTTCTTCTGTTTCGGTTGCTTCTTCTGGCTTCTGCTTCTGCTGGTTCAACTggcttctgctgcttcttcttcgtCTGGGAAATCTTTTTGTTACACATAAATTGAATCCATGGCTTCTACCCAGTTTCTCTGCAGTAGTCATCTCTTTCCCTCTTCTCGAAGTTCCTTCAGAAGCAGCCATTTACCTCGATTCAAGCCATATGGGTCATCCAATTTCCACTCAAAGCTTCATTTCCAAAGACCCCACTTGGTTAGAGCCATGGTTTCTGATTCCAACACTTCAAGGAAGCAAGTAGAGGTTTGTTTTCTCATCCTAGTTATTATCCCTTGGCTTGAAGTTTTATGGTTATTTTGTTGAATGACATTTTAATTTCAGTTTCTTTTTGTAGTTTTACTTTGGCGTGCTATCTTTTGAATTTCGCTGTTGctgttcttgttgttgttgtcattgtttttctcttttctatttttgggaGCTGATATAAAATTAGTTGTGATTTGGTGAATATTAATTAGATTGAGTATGACCCTGAGGGAAGGATAAACAAATTAGCAGATGAAGTGGACAAAGATGCTCCATTTTCAAGACTTACTTTATTCTCTCCATGCAAGGTAACCATTCTGTTGCTCAGAGATCATTCCAAAATTTGTTTGCTTGTATTGATGATTCCTTTTATGCAGATAAATATTTTCTTGAGAATAACCAACAAAAGGGAAGATGGGTATCATGATTTGGCTTCCCTGTTCCATGTTAGTTAATACAATCTCATTTTGGTTAATACATTTAGTTCAATTCtacaattttttgtttaattgttGATCATATGTCTATAACTTTTTTTTACCACTTTGAAATCTTCAGGTGATAAGTCTAGGTGATATAATCAAGTTCTCTTTGTCACCATCAAAAACTACGGACCGTCTCTCGACGAATGTGTCTGGGGTGCCCCTTGATGATAGAAATTTGGTAATTCATCGCGAACTTTTGTTTTCCatctatgattttttttatccAGTTTCTTTCAGTGAATGTAATGCAAATGTTCTTTTTCTGTAGATTATTAAGGCGCTCAATCTTTACAGGAAGAAAACGGGAAGTGATAACTTCTTCTGGGTATGAACAACAATGCTATTTTCTTCTCcaaatttttatcatatttgaataagaaaggttcatactttttattattgtttggATTTCTAATTTTGATGAGATTTAATGTATATTGTTTATATTTATGATATTGTCAGATTCATCTTGATAAGCGGGTACCCACAGGGGCTGGGCTTGGAGGTGGAAGTAGCAATGCTGCAACTGCATTATGGGCAGCGAATCAGTTCAGCGGTTGTCTTGCCACTGAGAAGGAACTCCAAGAATGGTCGAGTGAGATTGGTTCGgatattcctttctttttctctcaagGAGCAGCCTATTGCAGCGGTCGAGGTGAGGTCAGTCCTAACCTTCCTCATTATTAGATTTGACAAAAAACTTTGAGATGTACTTCTAATATGTCGTTTCGTATTTATTTATGGGTACTCAATCTTTGCTGCGTTTTAGTAATATGTGATCTGTTGATAAGTTCCTAATGGGTAGAATATCAAAGGCATAGCATCATTATATTGGATTCGATAGTCATTCATTGTTCGTGAAAGTTTTTATTGTTATGTATAATAAACACAAGTGGACCAAGAATTGAAACTTGATTGATCCTTTTACTTGAAACCTGAAGTTTATTGCTAGATGGATATTAGATCATTTTGTCATGAATGGGAAGGGTTTATGTTCCCGTAACCATTGAAAGGTCAAGGCATTCGACTATTATATTTAATTTCGCAGGCAGTTGGATTACATGAATTTCTTTTATCATTATAccgtaaattttctttttcatttaaacTGTACAGATAGTTCAGAATATAGCTCCACCACTATCTTTGGACATTCCAATGGTTCTCATAAAGCCCCAAGAGGCCTGTTCAACTGCAGAAGTCTACAAGGTATTTGAATTTTTAGAATAAGAACACAACTTTTCCCTCCTTTCTCATAATCAGTAATTTTTTCTTCGAATGATACAGCGGCTACGGTTGGACCAGACCAGTAATGTTGATCCTTTAATATTGCTAGAGAATATTAAAAGGAATGGGATATCACAAGATGTTTGTATCAATGATTtaggtttgtttattttcttctctttttaactttatTCACTCTGGTTTTGATAAAATCTTCTTGAAAACACACTTTATATACAATTCCTGTGAGGTTTCTAGTGTGAATTTGATTGATCTTTTATTCTCATGATATACTTGAATGTGCAACTTACCATGAAATATCTTGTATGGCTCCTATCTCTTGCAAATCAATCCTTCTAACATTGTAGATACTGATCCATATGTATCACATTAGAATATAATCCAGATTTTTTACTGTACTGTTCTGATGAATTAGAAAGCCTTTATGTTTTCATTTGATTTATAGTatacttttccttgtttttcatcTGTAGAAATTCCTGCTTTTGAAGTTCTCCCATCTCTCAAGCGATTGAAACAGCGGATCATTGCAGCTAGCCGTGGAGAACATGATGCTGTTTTTATGTCAGGAAGGTAAAAACAGTTAAAATACCTTGACAACCTTGTATTCTTCATTCATTCTGCCATTTTTTCTTTGGAAGTTAAAAAAGGTACAACTTTATGGAGCAAAGTTAAATACTGTCTctgtttcttttctctctcttggTTTGTGTTTCTACATGTACTACTCAATTAAGGACTAAACAATGCTCAAATATTCTGTGAAACAAGCCTGCTATGGTGTTGAAGTTTATTCTAGTTACTTCATTTTTTATGGGGGCAAATGTATAAAcatattattattggaaataaaATTTACATCATTATTCTTTCACTTGAAGTTCCTATGAATCCTTATGGTTAGATGACTTGGATGATTTAGAAGCCTCCCACATCACCTTAGCCTGATGGTTTGGCAGCTTtggtttattgttattattattattgttttattgttttcatcatcatcattattattgttgttgttgttgtttttccaATGGATGATAtctaattttttcaaaaagagaGTATAGGGATCATTTTTAATTAGCCAACATTAGTCaacttttcctttttaattctaaaaattctcttttttttttttttttttttttttttttgaggattttgggtttataatttaagattttgGGTTAAAGGTTTATGATTTAGAgtctaaaatttaagataaacaaaataatttaaaaaatgttggCTCATGACTGAAAACAGTTGTCTCCCTAGCAttactctttaaaaaaaaatatttgtcagCTAAAGTTAATCAAGCACATGGTACAACTAGAAGTTTAGAGGCTTTGACATCTCTCTCTTAGTGTGGCATGGTAGATTGTTCCATGGATTTCCTTAGTAGTGATTTTTCGATAAACACTAGTGGTTATAATGAATTATCAAATTTGATATATTATAGCATAGTTCTAGACTTTTAATTCTATTGAAGGATGAGTAATTTATGAAAGAATGAGTTTTTagtactcttccatgttcttaaaTATATTCCTTGTGCTGAAATCACAAATGACACTTTCCTTCGTATTCTTTTCTTGCAGTAGTCCAAAGTATTTCTTTTGCTCTTTTTAAAATATGCAATTACACATCTTATATGTTTTCTCTCAATTCATGTCATGCAGTGGAAGCACTATTGTCGGTGTTGGTTCAGCTGATCCTCCACAATTTgtttatgatgatgatgaatacAAGGATGTCTTCTTGTCAGGTAAACCTCAATCAATTGGCTTGAAAAATAAGTTCCTTGGTCTTCTTTTGAAGCCGCTATCCCATACTTCATACCTAGTAGCTAAATTAAAATGGTTTAGAATTTAGAAAATGTCTTTTGGGGTTGGTTTCTAGAGCAATTCCAATGCtagtttttatttcaatttcattttgggTTCCACAAGATGCTATATGAGCATTTGTGGGACCATATGtcataaataattatttgaaaCTAAATGTGAGATTTGTCACTCCAATGCTtagtttcaattttcaatttgaattttatattatttttaatcattccACCCAGATAGTTATACAAGTGGCAAAATTTTATTAGTTCTCTATCAAGATGATACTGTTTTTCTAAAGTGAGAATGGTTTCATTTTATCTATTAATTTCGAtgcaaatttcaattttaaatcagttCATTTTTTGTAAATATCAAAAGTAATACTTCAAAAGCACTCCACTACAGTTGTTCTTATGATGTCGTCTGTTGGCCTTAGACCTTTGTACTTTGAAGAACTTGATTGAATATCTCAGTTACGTTTATTGATACGAACAGTTAGCGTAGTTATAATAAGTATTAGGATAGCATTAAGTTCATAGCAAACCGTGAACAAGGCAGTACTTTGCTGTTAAGGTATCTTGAATGAACATTGTTAGGCCCATGTGTGAAGCTTCTGATCTTTTCGGAGGACTTTCCATCTCAATCATGTGAGATTCTAATTTGAATCTCTAAAGTAAAAAAATTGTTTAAGTGATAAAGTGAGGATCTAATCATAGTTAAATTTGTAACTTCCATTGTATGTGAATCTCATCATCAAAATTCAAGAATGATTTCTCACTTTACCAATTTCCTCACTTTAGAAGAGTTTGATCTGTGAGATTGGTAAGCTATATTTCATAGACAGTTTCTTGCTCGTGATCCTCCTCCCTTTTGATCCtcctccctttttcttctcttgcTTTTATTGATGTTCTTCTATCAAAAAGAGGGAGAAAAGAGGAGGCGGAGGGTTGGGAGAAAGTTTGTCTGTTAAATGAATTTGAACTGGGCTGACACCTCCAATCATAGAATTGATTCCGGTGTGgatttttcattctttcttttatttttattttattttttattttttctgattGCAGAAGCTTATTTTCTCACACGAGAAGCAAACGAGTGGTACCGAGAGCCCTCTTCAAGTCCTGCCGCCTCTCCTTGTGTTTCCGAAACTGTTTAAGCTATATTTTCTGTAAGATAATAAGATGGTACAATGTTGTGTTATGATCTCATTTttcatggaataaaaataatgcaagcctaaaataaaatctaatataCATTTATTAAGGTGTTATTTTCTTTAATTGGCTATAATATTAAGACACGAGTTAACATACTTTATATTAAAATAGCTTTTTAGAAATGTTTGTAACTAAGACCAACCAAATTCTGTCACATGTTCTTTTTAATCTTTTATcactagttcattctttttttaatatatttttttctttcttgtgaATCTTTCTTTGTTCGATTGTAgggtatttatatattttaaaaaactttatgaagatgaaaaataaagaagagaaataCAAGGAAAAAAAGATGAAAGAATAGATAACAAAACACAAATTTATCGAAGATAAAGACATTTTTTAGAAGTAAAATACATTTTTTGAAGAAAAAGtttagaaaatgaaaaaaatatcaaTGATAAATATCGAACTTTTTGAAAGTAAACATAAACTTTtatgaaaaacatataaaaaattatataaatttattgatgaaaaatattaaaattgtcaCTATAAATTAAAAAGTAACACGGGAATGAAATAGAAAGATTTACTAACAATTAGGGATGAactcggatcggatcggatatggccaaaattttgatttgattcgCACTAAAATTATCAGATCGGATAGGATTCAATATCCGCAGTTTTTTTTTGTTGGATCTGATCTGTGGATTAGAtgtcggatatatccgcaaaacataaatactttttaaaagctttttttatttaaaaaatcaataaaatctcTTTCTCTACTCTTTTCTACTCTTTTAAAcatgtttacttttaaaataatattaaacatatttttaaataataaaaataaaataatacaacatatgataattattagttgaaataaaatataaaaaaaatatttatttattatttttgcggatacgcggataAATCCGCAATCTGATCCTATTagtgtgcggatcggatccgataaTTTTGTGGATCGGATTCATATtcgcaattttcggatcggatttGAATAAATACTGCGGATATGCGGATCAGATCCGATCTATGAACACCCCTACTGAGAATGAAGTTAAAAGTTTATTGACTATAAAGACAAATTATTTAAATGTAAATATAactttttgaagagaaaaatataaataaaacagaaatttttttataaatatagaaaTTTCTTAACTGTAATGATAACTTGTTAATGAGTAAGATAGAAATGAAATACCAAATTTTACGgcaataaattcaaatttttttttatgccaAACACATAGGTTGTTCAAAAGTAAAGACaaattttttaagagaaaaatatgatgaaaacacagaaagttttaaatattttcattaaTGAATGTAAAACAAATGcattgaaaactaaattttttatattttcaataaaaaattttttagtttgtaAACTTAAACATGTGCTCTTAAGGCACGATAGATAAAttctataaagataaaatttatttaagataaaacttggaaggaaacaaagaaatttaTTAATGATGAGCACAAAACTTTtttgatgaaaaataaatttattgaaggtaaatataattttttgaagaataatagaaaaaaaatataaatgtatTAATGATAAACATAgacaatttttttatgataaacacaattttttttttgaagaaaaacacaatttttaaagagaaatattagaagaaaaaatagaaatttattGATGAGTAATATAGAAATTTTGATACAATAAATAcaagttttttttataataattgttCCGTTCATGATGATCTTGCCGAGTTATAGCAATTCCGACTTCAGTAAGCTTCTTTTACAGAGAGAGCTATACATCGGCTGGAATTTAAGCACCACGGGTGGGAACACCTGCAAAAGATACTCAGACGCTCAAGTCAgaagaaaatttttattataaagaaAAGATAAGCTAAAGTAAATGAGGTGAACTGTAGAGAAGTGTCGTGTCTTggtgtgttgtttgttgtttcttATATAGAGTGGAAGTCTGTTGTGTTAGTTTTGAGTTTTGCCGAGATCCTTGGTTTTTCCGAGCATCTCGCTACATGGGTTTTGGATTTATATCGTTTTGCTTATCGTGCTGTGAATTATGTCTTACGTGTTCGAGCTTTTCGAATTTGATTGCCGAGGTATTAGGTACTCATCATAGCCCCAAGCTTGACCTGTCTTGAAGGAAGCAGGAAAACTTTGTTGATTGTACCTCGGCAATGTCTTGTGGTGTGTAGTAGAGTGTCTCATCCCCAAACTCGTCCTAATTCATTTGGAGAATGTGAAAAGTTTAGCCATTAATTATAGTTTAAATGTTGCCTAGTTTCATGCGCCCATTATGATGTGATGGATGTGATTCGTGGCGTGACTTTCGGTGAACCCCTCATCGTGTGATGAATAGATTTTTTGAAAGTTATGGAATCAATGCCTTAGATTAAAAATGCTTGATTGGACACAACCGTTTTGGCTTCCCACGTTGGTATTAAAGAGTGTCCTTTTCCCCAAGTGGATATTTGTTGAAGtctcaaagaagaaaaaatttaacACCCCTATTTGTCTTCAACATGAGTAAGAAAGGTGAGTCTTTTGTCTATTTGGTTTGTCTTTCTTTCTGGTTTTCACTTAGCAGTAGTACTATGGGAAAAGTGAAAGTAGAGATTGATGAGAGGGGTCCTGTTCTTGGGTGAATGACAATGTGACGAGTTACGTGTCTCGGTTTAATGACATCAAGTCGGTGAAGGTGTTAGGTTCAAATGTTTGGGTCAGGGAAGGTAGCCAAATAAACATAAAGGTTTTGCCGTGTGGTGAGAATGATCGTGTGTGTGAAAGGTTGAGTGATTGgccttatttttatttgtatggcTGTTTGTTGATGGAATTAGGTGTAAGATTGCGCTTCTCAGAATTTCAGTGTGGCATTTTGTATTGGTTGAACTACGCTCCAACGCAGTTGCATCCGAACTCATGGGGGTTTGTCAGAGCTTTCGAAATACTAATGGAATTGTTGGAGCAATCCCCGTCGTTAAGACTGTAAAATGACTGTGGTTTTGGCTGGCACTATGGTCAGAACTCTGACGAATACTCTATTCCTACTATGGCGAGGATGGACGATGAAGAACCTTAGGGTGAATCTTAGCAAGAGAAAGGGTATGAAGCGGAAGAAAGAGTGGTATGTCCTATGGGGTTGCATATAAATATGAGTTCGCCATAGACGAGCATACTTCCATACTTTAGGTCATCCCTAGGAAACGACAATGTTCATCACCGATGGTGCCACTTATAGGTACAGTGAAtggaaggggggggggggagagggTAAGAATCTATAGTTCCCAACAGGGTACTAAGGAGAAAGGGGTCAATTTGTCTATTGGCTTAAGGTTACATCTCTATGTTGGGCTATCACATTTTTACTAGTCTAAACCTAGGTTTACAGTCTTTGTCACTTTCAATCTAGGACAATCTTAGTCTCCTTTAGTCTAGTACAATCTTAGTCTACTTTAATctacaattttaatttctttgagtCTAGTACAATCTCAGTCTCTTTCTATATCATTTACTATAGTTTCTTACAGAATCTCACTGTGGTAACAAACAGACACAAGCAAGTCACAGAAAACAATCACAAAGAATATGCagcaatatgatgcatgtctgttttACGCTCTATGCGGGCCATGGATTCACATGTCGGTTCACTACTCGCAACCTGATATTATTCGTGACCAAGACCAGATATGGCTTCTCAACTGTGTACATTATGCATACGTGTGTAATGGATTAAAGCCACGTACATTCTGACAACCGACAATCATTACAGAGCTTAACGGTAAAATATGCTAACAATTGGGAAACAATGTGCAATCTATGGGCGACCACTTACAATCAACGAATTGGGCAAGTGAGATGAAACCGCTAACCTTGCCAGGCATACCATCTAAAATGGCGTTCATTCTAAAATCTTAATGTTTCTAAACCATTGTTTTAAGGTTTTCAGAATTATGACTTATATTAATTCCTTTCATTCTCAGTGTGGGACCATTTTTCCTTAATCATTCAATTAAATATTAGTATACCCTTTCTTGTCTTAGTTTATCAATCATACGTTCTTTATTGTTGAGACTTTTGATCATAATCCTTCTGCTATAAAGTTTTTAAGATCATCCATTAGAACTGATTCTTTCTAATTCTTTAAGGGCCCTTTTGACGTTAATCTTTTGGGAAAATTACTATTTTGTCTTTCCTGATCTTAAATTTATCATTTTATCCTCTGTCTTTCATTAAAATGACAATTATGTCCTTTAAACTTTATGATTATACCATCTTGCCCCCAATCTTAT is a window from the Arachis hypogaea cultivar Tifrunner chromosome 17, arahy.Tifrunner.gnm2.J5K5, whole genome shotgun sequence genome containing:
- the LOC112764815 gene encoding 4-diphosphocytidyl-2-C-methyl-D-erythritol kinase, chloroplastic, whose translation is MASTQFLCSSHLFPSSRSSFRSSHLPRFKPYGSSNFHSKLHFQRPHLVRAMVSDSNTSRKQVEIEYDPEGRINKLADEVDKDAPFSRLTLFSPCKINIFLRITNKREDGYHDLASLFHVISLGDIIKFSLSPSKTTDRLSTNVSGVPLDDRNLIIKALNLYRKKTGSDNFFWIHLDKRVPTGAGLGGGSSNAATALWAANQFSGCLATEKELQEWSSEIGSDIPFFFSQGAAYCSGRGEIVQNIAPPLSLDIPMVLIKPQEACSTAEVYKRLRLDQTSNVDPLILLENIKRNGISQDVCINDLEIPAFEVLPSLKRLKQRIIAASRGEHDAVFMSGSGSTIVGVGSADPPQFVYDDDEYKDVFLSEAYFLTREANEWYREPSSSPAASPCVSETV